The Alnus glutinosa chromosome 1, dhAlnGlut1.1, whole genome shotgun sequence region ACCACGAAATGATATGAAAACtgagaagcatatatatatatatatatatatatatatataacaaattttgATACATAATACTCATTTGAAACACATAGCGGATGAATTTTCGTCGGACCCCAACAACATGCATGTACCTCGAAATGGTCGCAGATATAGTTTTTCTATAAAGGCAAGTATAGAAAATTAAGAAAGTCAGAGAAGAAAATTTTTTCCCATACATCACAATCTATGGCACAAGACACACCCACCACAAACTTGGTCAGTTGGTCATTACAATTTCTTCGTGCCacttaattaattttggggTTGTTCCTCAGTGAACCAGAGATGATAAATACAAACAATTGCTAGCCATGCGACTCATGAGCGCATCAATTTTGCCAAGGGGATTGCCCATGCCAGATTCAGAGAATGCATCGTCACATGTCACGTAGTCAGATAAGGCCGCCGAAAGGTTGATGTTAAGGCTGGCCCGATCATGGTTCTTGAGGTTTTTTAAGCTCGTGCGCAGGCTTGTAAGGGCATCATCGAAGCTCTCTTTACAAACATCCATGTACTGGTCGGACTTCCCGTGCATATCAGCCAACCTTATTGCCCGACGGCTCTGGATGATCAATTGGTGAATGGCTGACCGCAAGGCAACACGAGGGTCGGTCAGTCCCTTCACGACTGTACGGCAAAGAGGCTTGAAGTCAGCTTTTTGGCAAATGTCATGTTTGCCGGTGCGGAGGCCATGACCATGAGTGTGGCTGACGAGGAGGACGGTGGTCGTTGCCAGAAAGACTAGTGAAAAAGAGGTGTAGTGCTTGATAGCCATGGTGTTTATTGGTTCTAACTACAAGATTATAGTTTTCTTTAATGTAGATGTCTTTCTCAGGGTCTCTAATCAGCATCCGCGGTCGTCATAAGAAAGCCTTTTGTTATGCATGGTTGCCATTTGATGTAATTAAGTCTTGGCGGTACACCGTTAGACATTCTTTTTTaggatgtttttatttttatttttattttttctagaaCAAAAATGTTTGACTAAAAACTAATTAACTgtttttaacccttttttttttttggttaaattgaGAGGACTACCTTTATTATAGCAAGCTTTTGTTgtgtaaatttagtttttcaagAAACAAATCAAACCTTCTTTtggcattattttttaaaagaatttctGGCCATAAGTTATTCCATATTAATGTGTCTATCTAGAACTTGAAACTCCGGTATGGAAGAATAACACCCcccacccaccaaaaaaaaaaaacaagggcaAGGCATTGGAATCTCCTACCTACAGTTGGGGATCTACATCTTGCTCCTTGGAATTAGACAGTTCCAATGGAGCCCTTCTGCTCAAACAGGAGCTCATCCGCCCGAGCAAATTATTCAGACAAGCAACCCTTTTCACATCTCTTTACAATTTCTCATTTTCCTTACACTTTAGACAAATATTATACAGGATCCCAATCTGTGCTTATATTGTTGCAGTATGCCGTAAGGTAGatagaggaggaggaggagcaaATTAATAGTGTTTCAATTTGCTTGATGGGGAGGGAATTGTGGTCGTTTAATAGTTTTATTGTACGGATAATAGTCCTTGTTGTGCAGGTTTGTATTATGAATGTTTCTCTGCattttagttccttttaatGCGCTCAAGTAGTTTAATGTGGTGTGATAAGatattaagatatatatataaaaatatatatatatatatatatattataaatactTAGGTAAAAAATGTTGTATTAATAAATACAGTAAATATTGGTATGGCAAATTTTCaactatttaattttaaaataatgtttagGATTAAAAATTCTAAACGATAAAATACCTTAATAATTATGAAGAATTTGACCCTTTTGATTTGTGAGGCTTACCTTGATTATAGCAAGCATCTTATGTCTAGTAATAGCCTTCCAAGGAACAATTAAGACATTACAAGTTTAATTTGgacaagaaatataaaaaaattactgaaaatcTGGATTCCTAATTTAATACTCCTTAATATGGATTGTGtgaattgaaaaatgttttgttcTCAAAAGGGGCTCAATCGGTTGGAGCCATGCCTTATAAAAtgaaggtcactagttcgaatcctcttAACCCATTTTGTaaggacatgtaaaaaaaaataaaaaagaaaaaagttaaaaaagaaaaagaaaaaggaagaggcACAAAAATCGATTCCCGAGTTTTTcagtaaaaatatattagaatcCTTAATTGGACATCTTGATGGTCTTGGACTCTTGGCATCATCAATGAGTGGACAATTATCCCGTACCAACTAATGCATTCAAGTCCATTGGGCCCCTCCTCTACCTAGCTGGCCCAGATTCAGACACTAAAGGGTCTATCATTCGTAAACAGTGGGCGGACTAATTGGATCAAGTCAACTTAACTTTGGGCTGACTGCGATGTCTTTACATTATCGTTGCAGGGGGTGCAATAATTCTAACATGTTTATCATTCTTAACCGCATTCTTAACCGCatgaattcttttaaatttaggtaaataattataaaggattCTAATTCTATGCTAATGATCTGCAACTTCCAAGCCATTGAACATGGAACTCTAAttaatatgagaaatgatattttaccACCCAAATACACAACTATGGACACAaaatattgacttttttttttctttttattttgttttaattttttgtaatttgtaatttttgttttttttttttaaaaaaaaaaacacaaaaccaaaCCCCAACCCATTTATatggttttgtaattttgtgtttaataaaaataaaaaggtttagAGTTGTGTCAATAATTAGGTCATGGGGTGacaacatatcatatctcaatTAATATAGTGCAGTTTTAGTGTAAAGTCAAAGGCGTTTATTTCTCTCTTATCCGGAGACATTTGCTCATTGAATAGCGGCGTTGATCCTCTTATTTTAAGGAAGTATCGAGTTTCTTGAGACAAAAGATCATAAATGATGGCCTTGTTTATTGCTTATTTGCTGGTTCGATTTATTTCTAGCTTGTGAATTGGTTGTTTGGGCGGCTAGGATTTGTTTAGCATTTGAAGTTCATTTGACTTACATTGAGCTTTTATTAGGTGTGAAATGTGCAGAAGAACATGTCAATGCTAAATTAAATTCGACATATAATTTTGCTTCCTATAAATTAAACTCCTAACTTTGCTATTGGATAAAAGGCTTATTCGGGTACTGGCCTCTGCCAATTAGTTATTAAAGGCGGCTGAACCATCTTTTATGGTCACTAGAAATGGTttaacccctaaaaaaaaaaaaaaaacaatggcgAAATGGGAGCTTGACAATAGTGAAAAAGTAACGTAGGGCAGGGATCAAGACAGTGATTAAAAGGGCGAGGAAAcggataaaaaatatatgacagTCTATTGGACTAATCATTTTCGTTTTAAATTAATAGCCAAGATAAAAATGATTGGACCTCAATCCAATTATATCACCCCTTTGCGgattgttaatatgttttttttttaaagatatgtTATCTACTGAATCTTTGTGAATCTTCTTGAGTGGATCACATTCACTTGCTGACACATGAAGGTCAATGGTCGCTAATCGCTATTGAAAGAATTGCCACATCATCCCACTTCTAGAGGacccaattgttttataatttatagCATCACCATAAAAACCTGAATTTGGTTTGATTGGTTGAGAATGGAAGAAAATCATTGCTACTTCAGGTGCACTAGTTAGTGCATACTACTCACAAATTCACGGTCATATCCACAAAGTTTTGTTCAATTTTATATCCACCTGAGGCATCAGGCTTAGATTAAGTTAAAAGTGTAATATAATATACAGACCTTATTATCTTATCTGGTTGATCTGGCAAtgccaattatttttttatatttttttaataaaaactaatcgAATAATTGATTGATACTGTTATAtcaatattgtaaaataatgGTAGAATTTTTTTGCACCGCCATAATTGATGGCCACTTTCTTTAAAGTCTGTATCAAGAAAATATAGGACGATGCCATTTATTTGGCAcattccattttattttatatttacctaCAAATTCTGCATTGTGGGCTGATATTGGTCCCCTCCTCCCTTCTCCTAATAttgctaataataataataataagataacaATTTAACTCCACTAGAAAAAGTTATTAATGTGCACTAATCTAGCGACCATAGAGGGTGACAACTGACAAGTTCATCACATCATGTTCTTATTCACTCATAATGCGATCCGcttttaaattgaaaagaacacCCAATGATAGAGCTGTTGAAACATAATGAAGATGTAACCCTTTCTCattttcaattagaaaaataaaaataaaaattcatatatatatatatatatatataacaaaaggaaaatattacatTTATCTTCCTCaacatattttaatattattacaaTATCTCCCAATTTACTATTGTGATTGAAATGTTCTCTTTCCGTGCTCAAAATAACCAAAATGCTTAAACTgctaaaagttaaaaaaaaaaatatatatatatatatatatatatatatatatatatatatatcataaaaaatcacaaaaaaatgaaatatttgaaaaaaaaaaaagaaaaaaggatgaGAAAAGACAAATTTCAAGAAATGATATATTTGGggtaactttgttattttcggTTGTTGAAGATAAACATTGAAACTCAAACTCCAATGACTGGCTGCGGAGGACATTACAAAAATTAGAATACTGGGAGAATGAGGAGCCCTTTGCAAGATGTGAAGCATAAAGaatgaaatttaaagaaataattaagaaGGATATTCAAGACTTTTggtttgatttatttatgatctaatgatttctttttttcatttcttttttattttcactgtATTTTCTATATAAGCTCCTTTGGgcataaatgaaaagaaatagatgAAAGCATTACACACAGAACAACTAACTAAAACgccttcaaaaaataataaaataaaaacatacaaTGAACTAAAAGAGTGCAAACTCGAGTTCAGACTTTagcaaataataatttttcggTAAGTACAAGGTTGAGTAACTgagaaagtaaaatttttattatcgtacagaaaagtaaattgaattgttttttCACTAAAAAGTTGAGTAATTGAGAGAtggtaaattaaattaataaaagtgaaatatgaggaaattaatagaaaatattaaggCTTCATGGATCCATGTAGCAATCTATTACATATTCTTGACacgcacacacatatatatatatatattcccagTGCGCAAGgaaaagtaaaataaagaaTGAACATGAGttgataaaaatttgattttaataacATGTTAAAAGAGATTAAGCATTTACTATAAATTCGAattataacaaatcaaacaaaaagtaagcatttgatataaacaaaaatgaaaatgaaccaaatttaaaatcatcatcaacatttaattattaaaaagttaAACTTTGAAATTCGCGCatcaaataagaattgaattatgttttcaaaaatcgAACACCAAAATGGACCATGTGCACGAATTTTGaagtttaactttttttaaaaataaaattgaataaaatatgatttattttttaaaaaagcaaaataagAATCATATTGgtttttgaaaatacttttgttAAACGCAccataaaaacattaaaatagcTTCaataacacataataaaaatatattaggcttcACCCCTACTTTTAGCTAGAGACTTAGCCACTTATCGTATTAAAATACATTACACAGTACAAACAAAAACacatgaagaaatttttttttttgaatattaagGACAAATTCCCTACAATAAAGCCTCTGTTCTTCCTTTTGCTGTGCGTCCAGTCCGAGCGAGATTACAGAACACAATGAAAagattaaaaacataaaaaataaaaataaaaataaaaagtctccTTTCCACCTTCCAGtgtgctttttttttccttctgctGTTCTGCAGTTCGGCGACATCTTCTCTTCCTTTCCTTCTACGAACGTACGTCCCACGCaaagatttttctttgtttcagcTTATTGGCTGCTTTGCCGCATAAACAAGGATAATTggcttctttgttttttttttttctcttcttctttattttttcttttcttctttcttttttcttggtcCCACGCATGTCCTCTccagcaccttttttttttttaaatacaatagTGAAACTTtcattaatctttaaaaaacaGGTACAAATCACCAACAAAAGTGTATACTGAACAACACTATTAATGAGTATATGTTAGAGAATGGACGAACTATCTCGATCTATTATATTTTATAGGATGTATTGGAGTCTTCTACATTGCTTACTTGGTTGAGTCCTtatcataaatttttcttatcttATTGTTGAATGGTTTAAAgtcttttagttattttatgTTTCAATATTTCCTTTTGATTGATAGTTTCAGTGTTTGAGACTTAGTTGGTTATTTAATTTAGTTGAAGTTATCTATGTAGAGTGTATTTCCGTGAGTATTAAGCTTATGTTTAATTGTTTCATTAGGAGTCTATTGTTATTTTGGTTGGTAGAAGGATGGGCGTGAAACAAAAAATGGGTcaaagtttttatttaaattgattAGGAGTTTCCTTTAATTTAGTTATGCCACgtactttattaaaaatacacctaatttttgttagaaatatcataataattaatGTGTGGCCAACATGTCACGTACAGTTTAATTAGACAGAAATTAAAGTGTAATttattccaaacaaaaaattatttgtgtaaTCATAATTGGAATAGGTTTTTTATTCCTCAATAGTATGAATTAATTAAGGTAAATTTTTAATTGAGGGTCACCATCACAAACCTAAAGTTAATTTCTTAGTTCCCTCACTGACATaaggtaatttttattttcgctgcatattctaatatatttttattttatgtatacCAACaattttcacatatattttgAACTCATGTCAATTTAATACATTAAacttaattgaattttttttttcccaatccAATCAAGTTTGGAGaaactttgttaaaaaaaaaaaatacaatgaactaacgatcaaataaaaatattctctgATTTCTTTAgcatttgtttatgttttgatatccataaatcataattctttTATTGATTTACCTTGATTACGTTTCCTTAATGTTCTCTTTTGCATACTTTCTTTCCATCGCTAACTCACAAAGAGTGCAAATTTAAGTGCAAGCTTTAGCAAGTAATAAATTATTGGTAAGTACGAGATCAATTGACAAGAAATAGTAGATATTAAGTAAAATTTATATTATCgtacagaaaaataaattgaattatttttccactaaaaatgGGAGCAACGGAGATAAACAAAAAGTAAATTGAGTTGTTATAAattcgaatcataacaaatcaaacaaaaagtaagcatttgatataaacaaaaatgttAGTGAATAAAAAACTAGTTAACatgaaatatttttcaaatttaaaaccaTCATTAACATTCAATCATTAAACatttagaaacataaaaatagtctcaagaatacataataaaaatatactaggcttcacccctACCTTTAACTAGAGATTTAGCCACTCATCACATTGAAATACATTACACGTACAGTATAAATaaaaacacatgaaaaaaataaaaaagaaaaagaaaagaaaagaaaataacttgAATATTAAGAACAAATTTCCTACAATAAAGCCatatgttctttcttcttttctttttcttttcatcgttcgtttcttttttcttggtcCCACGCATGTCCTCTCCAGTAGCTTTCCTTGactctcttcaattttttttttcatttttcttctctttttggtcttctacaaaataactcattcttttttatttttttttcttttgtgattcctacaaaaatacaattcatatattgcaTTAATATCAACTTAAGCTCAAGTTTAATAGGAAGGATTAAAACCAACTAGCAAGAGTTAAAAAAACTAGGGTTTGCATATTAGCCAAGTATCGCCTACTGGCCAAGGACTGACTTGCCACAGGCGGCCAGTAGGCAGTAAGAAAAATCAGTACCGACAATATTCAATTTGGTACGCagtagagatttttttttttttaaaaaataaatttgggttTTCAAACCGACCCGAACTaacaagatatttttttttaaaataataataataataataatttttaatcaaAACGGCATAGTTTTGTGTCAACCAAAATGATACTATTTTATCTCCCTATATATTTATCGGATGTGAAAActctatatatgttaatttctcAAATTCAATATATTTCTCTCTTATCATCCTTAAAACCTCTAGAGGTGTTCAGGTTGCATCTCTTCTCgccctctcttctctctccggCACCGTCCCCCTCTCAGCTAGCACCGCCCCTGCACGATGGAATTAGTGACACAGTTCAAGCACCCAAGTTTTATTCATGTCAAATAAAACTTTTGACAAAGCCATGATTTGGGTCTGAAATTGTGTGGATATATAAGGTTTCCCTCGTAATACATTTTACAAAACTGACAGTTCAAGCACCCAAGTTTTGCTTGCCTGCTAACACAAATACACAAATAAGGTTTTCCTCGttaattaggaaaaagaaaaaagaaaaaaaaatggtcataACATGCATTGGCATAACCATTATACTTATCAACCACGTACAATGATATATATAGgccatttttttccctttaatttaAACGTTTCCTTTTCATTCTGAACAATGATATGATTCCTAATTCTTTTTGCCCTAAAATGTCAATTGCAATCATAACCCTACAGAATACAAAAAGTCAGCATCAGACAACTCAATAAGTAAATTTCacaaatatctttatttttttgcccgCATTGATTATCCTTAATTGGAATGATCCAAATTAATGATTCATGAACGTCATTGAATATTATCAGgcaacattatttatttatttattttctaattgcAAAATATTATTCACTTGATTGGTTTATCCCATTGAAACCGATCGATCACCCCTTTTTCACACTCTTTATCAACCACGAAGTCATAAAATTTCCATACGAAAAGTCTTTTTCAATATTTGATCCTGTTTAATTAAGTCTTCAACcacaaatttaaaaacacgtggATAGTTGACCGCCGCTCCCTGAATCCGGATGCTACACAAATTTCATATCTGCATTaattatcctaaaaaaaaaaaaaaaaaaaaaaaaaaaaaaaggaggtgaaagtttttatttaaattgattAGGAGTTTCCTTTAATTTAGTTATGCCACgtactttattaaaaatgcacctaatttttgttagaaatatcataataattaatGTGTGGCCAACATGTCGCGTACAGTTTAATTATACAAGCGTAATttattccaaacaaaaaaatatttgtgtaaTCATAATTGGAATAGATTTTTTATTCCTCAATAGTATGAATTAATTAAGGTAAATTTTTAATTGAGGGTCACCATCACAAACCTAAAGTTAAAATCTTAGTTCCCTCACTGACATaaggtaatttttattttcgctgcatattctaatatatttttattttatgtatacCAACAATTTTCACCTATATTTTGAActcatgtcaatttaataaattaaacttaattgattttttttttttttccccaatccAATCAAGTTTGGAGAAACTTTGTTAAAAAATGGGTTATACACATTAAACATTGAGAGAAGAGTAAGAAACTGATTAAGACACATTTTAATTagtagttattattttttgcccTGAGAAAGAATATTCAAATAAGAATCTCTTGACTAAGTCATACAGACAATGCCGTCGATGCTCTCCGCGTTCTCAGCGATCTCACAGTAGTCAACGCTcgaatgacattttttttttgttgttttttgatCATAACGCGTGAATAACATGATAGCGTCTATTTTCAACGGCACACGTCCCGCCAACAACTGCCCTTTCGCGGTTTCACGCCATTGAATTCCAAGCCCTCCTCACTCTCGGACTCTTGGTGCACCCGAATGAGACTCGGCGGATGAGACTTGGCGGATATGCACAGTTCGGAGCTCCCAACTTGTCTTTTTGCACCCACAAAAGGTCATCCACCACTGAACACAATTTGCCAATTCACAAAAATCAATATCCTGACAGCTTCTTTGCTTTATCAACTAGTTCATCTGCCATCACTCGATTTAGAAAGCTCCATATTCTCACTACACGCCAATAGCATTCCCTAGCTCTAGGGAAAAGTCAAGGGTCAACAAACTAACTAGCAACTAGGAGAGGTTAGCTCAGAAGACTTCACCTCACCGCTATATAAGTTCAACAGGGGGCCAGAGGAAAGGGATAGAGAGTGAGAGAACTGAGAAGCTTACCatcttgttttatttacttgctCAATCAAttccaattcaaaaaaaaaacaaacaaacaaacatggAAGTAGAATCTCACCCGCCCAAATTCGCGCTTCCGGTGGACTCCGAACACAAGTCCACCGAGTTCAGGATATTCTCAGCAGCAGCACCCCACATGCGAGCATTTCATCTGTCGTGGATCTCCTTCCTCGCTTGTTTTGTGTCTTCGTTTGCTGCTCCGCCGCTGCTCCCAATCATACGCGACAACCTCAACCTCACATCCACTGAAATTGGGAACGCAGGGATTGCGTCAGTCTCCGGGGCAGTCTTTGCCCGGGTTGCCATGGGGTCCGCCTGCGACATGTTTGGACCTCGCCTTGCCTCTGCCTCACTGATCCTCCTCACTGCACCGGCAGTTTACTTCACTTCCATTATCTCATCTCCCACCTCTTTTCTCCTCGCGCGCTTTTTCACAGGCTTCTCCCTTGCCACTTTCGTCTCAACTCAATTCTGGATGAGCTCTATGTTCTCTGCTCCGGTAGTCGGTTCCGCCAACGGTTTTTCAGGTGGCTGGGGCAACCTAGGTGGTGGAGCGACGCAACTCATCATGCCCCTTGTGTTTGCCCTCATACGTGACATCGGTGCAGTCAAATTTACAGCTTGGCGGATTGCTTTCTTCATTCCTGCTCTGTTTCAAACATTATCAGCGTTCGCCGTTTTGATCTTTGGACAGGACATGCCAGATGGGAACTTCTATGGCCTGCATAAATCTGGAGAGAAGGCAAAAGATAAATTTTCATGGGTTTTCTATTATGGGGTCACAAATTATAGAGGGTGGATTCTGGCGTTGACTTACGGCTATTGCTTTGGAGTAGAGCTGACAGTGGATAACATTATAGCAGAGTACTTTTATGACAGATTCGATCTGAAACTCCATACTGCAGGACTAATAGCAGCAAGTTTTGGGTTGGCAAATCTCTTCTCTCGACCCGCAGGAGGGTTTATCTCGGATGCAATGGCAAAGAGGTTTGGAATGAGGGGAAGGCTTTGGGCCTTGTGGGTGGTGCAGATGTTGGGAGGTGTGCTCTGTGTAGTTCTCGGGCGGGTGAGCTCTTTAGGTGCATCCATTGTTGTGATGGTTGCCTTCTCTCTGTTTGTCCAAGCTGCATGCGGGCTCACATTTGGGGTGGTTCCTTTTGTCTCTCGAAGGTATGTTTTTCTCCAATTTTTCTTTCCTAGAAGAAATTTACCATGTTTCTCATTGATATCTGTTAAAATATAGGTGCCTAAACCAttaaattttactcaatttCACGTATCCCATTCTTCAGGTCACTGGGGGTGGTGTCGGGCATGACAGGAGGTGGGGGAAATGTGGGTGCAGTTCTCACCCAACTAATTTTCTTTAGAGGATCCAAATATTCAAAAGAAACAGGGATAACTCTAATGGGTGTCATGATCATATGCTGCACCCTTCCATTATGCTTGATATACTTCCCACAATGGGGTGGGATGTTTTGTGGCCCATCAACTAAACCGCACGTGACAGAAG contains the following coding sequences:
- the LOC133865994 gene encoding pectinesterase inhibitor 12-like, with the translated sequence MAIKHYTSFSLVFLATTTVLLVSHTHGHGLRTGKHDICQKADFKPLCRTVVKGLTDPRVALRSAIHQLIIQSRRAIRLADMHGKSDQYMDVCKESFDDALTSLRTSLKNLKNHDRASLNINLSAALSDYVTCDDAFSESGMGNPLGKIDALMSRMASNCLYLSSLVH
- the LOC133866222 gene encoding high affinity nitrate transporter 2.5; the protein is MEVESHPPKFALPVDSEHKSTEFRIFSAAAPHMRAFHLSWISFLACFVSSFAAPPLLPIIRDNLNLTSTEIGNAGIASVSGAVFARVAMGSACDMFGPRLASASLILLTAPAVYFTSIISSPTSFLLARFFTGFSLATFVSTQFWMSSMFSAPVVGSANGFSGGWGNLGGGATQLIMPLVFALIRDIGAVKFTAWRIAFFIPALFQTLSAFAVLIFGQDMPDGNFYGLHKSGEKAKDKFSWVFYYGVTNYRGWILALTYGYCFGVELTVDNIIAEYFYDRFDLKLHTAGLIAASFGLANLFSRPAGGFISDAMAKRFGMRGRLWALWVVQMLGGVLCVVLGRVSSLGASIVVMVAFSLFVQAACGLTFGVVPFVSRRSLGVVSGMTGGGGNVGAVLTQLIFFRGSKYSKETGITLMGVMIICCTLPLCLIYFPQWGGMFCGPSTKPHVTEEEYYMSEWKSNEKDKGFHLASLKFAENSVSERGRKEDSVTRPSDETSPATV